The Brassica napus cultivar Da-Ae chromosome C7, Da-Ae, whole genome shotgun sequence genome has a segment encoding these proteins:
- the LOC106435340 gene encoding adagio protein 2-like, with translation MSCMKNQMEWDSDFDLSGGDNGPIPFPLSSQPKTATFGFVVSDALDPNHPIIYVNTVFEIITGYRADEVIGKNCRFLQCRGPYAKRRHPSVDSTVVSKMRRCLEKGIEFQGELLNFRKDGSPLMNKLRLVPIREDDEITHIIGVLFFTDAKLAPSPAKEITRKRDPSFTSASPVGERNVSRGLCGIFELSDEVMAYRILSRLTPRDIASVGCVCRRFNELTKNDDVWRMVCQNTWGSEATRVLETAPGAKRIGWVRLAREFTTHEATAWRKFSVGGIVQPSRCNFSTCAVGNKIVIFGGEGVNMQPMNDTFVLDLGSTSPEWKSVLVSSPPPGRWGHTLSCVNGSRLVVFGGYGSHGLLNDVFLLDLDADPPTWREVSGLAPPIPRSWHSSCTLDGTKLIVSGGCADSGALLNDTFLLDLSMDIPTWREIRVPWSPPSRLGHTLTVYGDRKILMFGGLAEYGSRRFRSNDAYTMNLSENEPCWRPLVGYGTSLPGGVAAPRLDHVAISLPGGQILIFGGSVAGLDSASQLYLLDPTEEKPAWRVLNVKGSSPQFAWGHTTCVVGGTRLVVFGGQTGEEWMLNEAHELLLANSSTKITSSRHGEKRLF, from the exons ATGTCCTGTATGAAAAATCAGATGGAGTGGGATAGCGATTTCGATCTCAGCGGCGGAGATAACGGACCGATTCCGTTTCCGTTGAGTAGTCAACCTAAAACGGCGACGTTTGGGTTCGTGGTCAGCGACGCTCTTGACCCTAACCACCCTATCATTTACGTCAACACCGTCTTCGAGATTATCACTGGCTATCGCGCTGACGAAGTTATTGGTAAAAACTG CCGGTTCTTGCAGTGTAGAGGTCCATATGCTAAAAGGCGACACCCCTCAGTAGATTCCACAGTTGTCTCCAAGATGCGAAGATGTCTAGAAAAAGGCATTGAGTTTCAAGGGGAGTTACTCAACTTTCGCAAAGATGGCTCTCCTTTGATGAACAAGCTGCGCCTAGTCCCTATCCGTGAAGACGACGAGATCACTCACATCATAGGTGTTCTCTTCTTCACAGACGCAAAACTCGCACCGTCTCCTGCAAAAGAGATCACAAGAAAGCGAGATCCCTCCTTCACCTCTGCTTCACCGGTTGGAGAGCGTAACGTCTCTCGTGGGCTGTGTGGGATATTCGAGCTGAGCGATGAGGTCATGGCTTACAGGATCTTGTCTCGGTTGACTCCGCGTGATATCGCGTCTGTTGGTTGCGTGTGTCGGCGGTTTAATGAGTTGACGAAGAACGATGATGTGTGGAGAATGGTCTGCCAAAACACGTGGGGGAGTGAAGCTACACGTGTTCTTGAGACTGCTCCCGGTGCGAAGAGGATCGGTTGGGTGAGACTAGCTCGAGAGTTTACCACACACGAAGCAACTGCTTGGAGGAAGTTCTCCGTTGGAGGTATTGTTCAGCCTTCTCGGTGTAACTTCAGCACTTGTGCTGTTGGGAACAAGATCGTTATCTTCGGCGGCGAAGGTGTGAACATGCAACCGATGAATGATACGTTCGTGTTGGACCTTGGCTCCACTAGTCCTGAGTGGAAATCTGTTCTGGTTAGCTCTCCTCCTCCTGGTCGCTGGGGTCATACGCTCTCTTGTGTCAACGGCTCTCGTTTAGTAGTCTTTGGAGGTTACGGGAGCCATGGGTTACTCAACGATGTCTTCTTGCTAGACCTTGATGCAGACCCTCCTACATGGAGAGAAGTATCCGGTTTAGCTCCTCCAATACCAAGATCATGGCATAGCTCGTGTACGCTCGATGGAACTAAGCTTATTGTTTCTGGTGGCTGTGCTGATTCAGGAGCTTTGCTCAACGATACGTTCTTGCTTGACTTGTCTATGGATATACCGACGTGGAGGGAGATAAGAGTTCCATGGTCTCCTCCATCTCGCCTCGGACATACCTTAACAGTCTACGGTGACAGGAAGATCCTTATGTTTGGTGGTCTTGCGGAGTATGGTTCGAGGAGGTTCCGGTCTAATGATGCGTACACGATGAATCTTAGTGAGAATGAGCCGTGCTGGAGACCCTTGGTTGGGTATGGAACTAGCCTTCCTGGAGGCGTGGCAGCTCCGAGGCTGGATCATGTGGCGATTAGTCTTCCGGGTGGTCAAATCTTGATCTTTGGTGGTTCGGTTGCAGGGCTTGACTCGGCTTCTCAGCTTTATCTTCTTGATCCAACGGAGGAGAAACCGGCTTGGAGAGTGTTGAATGTTAAGGGAAGCTCACCACAGTTTGCGTGGGGACATACAACATGTGTGGTGGGAGGAACTAGGTTGGTTGTCTTTGGTGGGCAGACAGGTGAAGAGTGGATGCTAAATGAAGCTCATGAGCTGTTGTTAGCCAACTCTAGTACTAAAATCACCTCCTCAAGACATGGAGAGAAGAGGCTCTTCTAG
- the LOC111203802 gene encoding uncharacterized protein LOC111203802, which translates to MFMIPTHNFVALEVSAEFVGSFVIHRMDVAVMTPRDQTLQAKEYLRRVSLVICEKMFLADLFVVPLKGYEVILGMDWLSGYRTQLDCGKGRILFKENGQRQIVFYGISPTKFVSLVAALRVEVLLKDGEAYLVTVTASEGPASNGVEIMDIAVVQEFEDVFAALKELPPPRSNPFTINLEPEAKPIEKSPYRMAPAVLAELKKQLEDLMKKGFI; encoded by the coding sequence ATGTTCATGATCCCAACACACAACTTTGTGGCCCTAGAGGTATCTGCCGAGTTTGTGGGTTCATTTGTGATTCACAGGATGGATGTGGCTGTGATGACTCCCAGAGACCAAACCCTCCAAGCAAAAGAATACCTCAGAAGAGTTTCGTTAGTCATTTGCGAGAAGATGTTCTTGGCAGATTTGTTTGTGGTGCCCTTAAAAGGATATGAAGTTATCTTGGGCATGGATTGGTTATCAGGCTATCGGACACAATTAGATTGTGGAAAAGGTCGTATTTTGTTCAAGGAGAACGGGCAACGACAAATAGTGTTTTACGGGATCAGTCCAACCAAGTTTGTGTCTTTAGTAGCTGCCTTGAGAGTGGAAGTTTTGCTTAAGGATGGAGAAGCGTATCTGGTAACAGTAACTGCTAGTGAAGGACCCGCTAGCAATGGAGTTGAAATTATGGATATTGCGGTAGTACAAGAGTTCGAGGATGTGTTTGCAGCGTTGAAAGAGTTACCTCCACCTCGGAGTAACCCTTTCACAATTAACTTGGAACCTGAAGCGAAGCCGATAGAAAAGTCTCCTTACCGCATGGCACCTGCAGTGTTAGCAGAGTtgaagaaacaacttgaagATTTAATGAAGAAAGGTTTCATCTGA
- the LOC106435342 gene encoding homogentisate phytyltransferase 1, chloroplastic produces the protein MESLLSSSSLLSAAGGGLCLRKQNLKLLSLSGNRVLRCNVVAKPKSRNNLVSRLDGQESSSLFLLCSRHKSRFQANATTGQPEAFDPKSKPNSFRDSLDAFYRFSRPHTVIGTVLSILSVSFLAVEKVSDISPLLFTGILEAVVAALMMNIYIVGLNQLSDVEIDKVNKPYLPLASGEYSVKTGIAIVASFFIMSFWLGWIVGSWPLFWALFVSFILGTAYSINLPLLRWKRFALVAAMCILAVRAIIVQIAFYLHIQTHVFGRPVMFTRPLIFATAFMSFFSVVIALFKDIPDIEGDKIFGIRSFSVTLGQKRVFWTCVSLLQMAYAVAILVGATSPFIWSKFISVVGHVILATTLWTRAKSVDLSSKTEITSCYMFIWKLFYAEYLLLPFLK, from the exons ATGGAGTCTCTCCTCTctagttcttctcttctctccgcCG CTGGTGGTGGGCTTTGCTTGAGGAAGCAGAATCTAAAGCTCCTCTCTTTATCAG GAAACCGAGTCCTGCGTTGTAATGTTGTTGCAAAACCAAAGAGTAGGAACAATCTTGTTTCTAGGCTTGATGGTCAAGAATCTTCTTCATTGTTCTTGTTGTGTTCGAGACATAAGTCTAGGTTTCAAGCAAATGCCACAACGGGTCAGCCCGAGGCTTTCGACCCTAAGAGCAAACCAAACTCTTTTAGAGACTCTTTAGATGCCTTTTACAGATTCTCAAGGCCTCACACAGTTATCGGCACA gTGCTTAGCATTTTATCTGTATCTTTCTTAGCAGTAGAGAAGGTTTCTGACATATCTCCATTACTTTTCACTGGCATCTTGGAG GCTGTTGTTGCAGCTCTTATGATGAACATATACATAGTTGGGCTCAATCAGTTGTCTGATGTTGAAATAGACAAG GTTAACAAACCATATCTTCCGTTGGCATCAGGGGAGTATTCTGTTAAAACCGGCATTGCGATTGTAGCTTCCTTCTTCATCATG AGTTTCTGGCTGGGGTGGATTGTTGGTTCATGGCCATTGTTCTGGGCGCTTTTTGTGAGTTTCATCCTCGGTACTGCATACTCTATCAAT TTGCCACTTTTACGGTGGAAAAGATTTGCATTGGTTGCAGCCATGTGTATCCTCGCAGTCCGGGCTATTATTGTTCAAATAGCCTTTTATCTGCATATTCAG ACCCATGTGTTTGGAAGACCGGTTATGTTCACTAGACCTCTTATTTTCGCCACTGCGTTTATGAGCTTCTTCTCTGTGGTCATTGCATTGTTTAAG GATATACCTGATATTGAAGGGGATAAGATCTTTGGAATCAGATCATTCTCTGTTACTCTCGGTCAGAAACGG GTGTTTTGGACATGTGTTTCACTACTTCAAATGGCTTACGCTGTTGCTATTCTAGTTGGAGCCACGTCTCCGTTCATATGGAGCAAATTCATCTCG gTTGTGGGTCATGTGATTCTGGCGACAACCTTGTGGACTCGAGCTAAGTCTGTTGATCTGAGTAGTAAAACCGAAATAACTTCATGTTATATGTTCATTTGGAAG CTGTTTTATGCAGAGTACTTGCTGTTGCCTTTTCTGAAGTga
- the LOC106435341 gene encoding adagio protein 2, which yields MEWDSDSDLSGGDEVADDGWFGGDSGPVPFPEISLPGTTPCGFVVSDALEPDQPIIYVNTVFEIVTGYRAEEVIGRNCRFLQCRGPYAKRRHPSVDSTVVSKMRQCLEKGIEFQGELLNFRKNGSPLMNKLRLVPIREEDEITHFIGVLSFTDAEIDLGPFPDLSTKPIPRRSRSFASASPIGDRNVSRGLGGIFDLSDEVIALKILSKLTPPDIASVGCVCRRLNELTKNDDVWRMVCQNTWGTEATRVLESVPGAKRIGWGRLAREFTTHEVTAWRKFSFGGTVEPSRCNFSACAVGNRIVIFGGEGVNMQPMNDTFVLDLGSTTPEWKSVLVSSPPPGRWGHTLSCVNGSRLVVFGGYGSHGLLNDVFMLDLDADPPTWREVSGLAPPIPRSWHSSCTLDGTKLIVSGGCADSGALLNDTFLLDLSMDTPTWREIPVPWSPPSRLGHTLTVYGDRKILMFGGLAKSGTLRFRSNDVYTMDLSEDEPCWRPVIGYGSSLPGGMAAPPPRLDHVAVSLPGGRVLIFGGSVAGLDSASQLYILDPTEETPAWRILSVKGCPPQIAWGHTTCVVGGTRLVILGGQTGEEWMLNEAHELLLATSSTTSSRHEEKRVF from the exons ATGGAGTGGGACAGCGATTCCGATCTTAGCGGCGGAGATGAGGTGGCTGATGATGGATGGTTCGGCGGAGACAGCGGACCGGTTCCGTTTCCGGAGATTAGTCTTCCTGGAACGACGCCGTGTGGGTTCGTGGTCAGCGACGCTCTAGAGCCGGACCAACCTATCATCTACGTCAACACCGTCTTCGAGATTGTTACTGGGTATAGGGCTGAGGAAGTTATTGGTAGAAACTG CCGGTTCTTGCAGTGTAGAGGTCCATATGCTAAAAGAAGGCATCCCTCTGTAGATTCCACAGTTGTGTCAAAAATGCGACAGTGTCTAGAAAAAGGCATCGAGTTTCAGGGAGAGTTACTCAACTTCAGGAAAAACGGGTCTCCTTTGATGAACAAGCTGCGTCTAGTCCCCATCCGTGAAGAAGACGAGATCACTCATTTCATAGGCGTTCTCTCCTTCACAGACGCAGAAATTGATCTCGGCCCCTTTCCAGACTTGTCTACAAAACCAATTCCAAGAAGATCTCGCTCATTTGCCTCTGCTTCACCAATCGGAGATCGCAACGTCTCTCGTGGACTAGGTGGTATATTTGATCTGAGCGATGAGGTAATAGCTCTCAAGATATTGTCAAAGCTGACTCCCCCTGACATTGCATCGGTCGGTTGCGTGTGTCGGCGGCTAAATGAGTTGACAAAGAACGATGACGTGTGGAGAATGGTTTGTCAAAACACGTGGGGCACCGAAGCCACACGTGTTCTCGAGAGTGTTCCCGGTGCAAAGAGGATCGGTTGGGGGAGACTGGCTCGAGAGTTCACAACGCATGAAGTAACTGCGTGGAGGAAGTTTTCGTTTGGAGGTACCGTCGAGCCTTCCCGGTGTAACTTCAGCGCTTGTGCGGTTGGGAATAGGATTGTTATCTTCGGCGGGGAAGGTGTGAACATGCAACCGATGAATGATACGTTTGTGTTGGATCTTGGGTCAACTACTCCTGAGTGGAAATCTGTTTTGGTTAGCTCTCCTCCTCCTGGTCGCTGGGGTCATACGCTCTCTTGTGTCAACGGCTCTCGTCTAGTAGTCTTTGGAGGTTACGGGAGCCATGGATTACTCAACGATGTCTTCATGTTAGACCTTGATGCAGACCCTCCTACATGGAGAGAAGTATCCGGTTTAGCCCCTCCAATACCAAGATCATGGCATAGCTCGTGCACACTTGATGGAACCAAGCTGATTGTATCTGGTGGTTGTGCTGATTCAGGAGCTTTGCTGAACGATACGTTCTTGCTTGATTTGTCAATGGATACACCAACTTGGAGGGAGATACCTGTTCCATGGTCTCCTCCATCTCGCCTTGGACATACCTTAACCGTGTACGGTGACCGGAAGATCCTTATGTTCGGTGGTCTTGCAAAATCCGGAACTTTGAGATTCCGGTCTAACGATGTCTACACGATGGATCTTAGCGAGGATGAACCGTGCTGGAGACCTGTGATTGGGTATGGATCTAGCCTTCCTGGAGGCATGGCAGCTCCACCACCGAGGCTAGATCATGTGGCGGTTAGCCTTCCAGGTGGTAGAGTCTTGATATTTGGCGGTTCGGTTGCAGGGCTTGACTCTGCTTCTCAGCTTTATATTCTTGATCCTACGGAGGAGACTCCGGCGTGGAGGATACTGAGTGTTAAGGGATGTCCACCGCAGATTGCGTGGGGGCACACCACTTGTGTGGTGGGAGGGACTAGGTTGGTCATCTTAGGTGGTCAAACAGGAGAAGAGTGGATGCTAAATGAAGCTCATGAATTGTTGTTAGCTACCTCTAGTACTACATCGTCAAGACATGAAGAGAAGAGGGTCTTctag